From the Candidatus Zixiibacteriota bacterium genome, one window contains:
- the pstA gene encoding phosphate ABC transporter permease PstA, with amino-acid sequence MTLMAVVVIVMMLVIVVGNIVYGGLGTINWKFLTHPPEQGMEAGGVFPAIFGTVFLVILMVIAVVPIGVLTAVYLYEYTRPDSWITHLIRIAINNLAGVPSIVFGLFGLGFFVGFIGSGIDSVFFYDEGPVWGQPAIIWAALTLSLLTLPVVIVATEEALRTIPQEFKEASYALGATKLQTIIRIIIPQAMPGIFTGSILAVSRGAGEVAPIMFTGAAYYLPYLPAKLNDQFMELGYHIYVMATQSPDVEKTKPILYGTVLVLLLLTFLLNFVAILIRSRMRKKRANV; translated from the coding sequence CGGACTGGGAACCATTAATTGGAAATTTCTGACTCATCCCCCGGAACAGGGGATGGAAGCCGGCGGTGTTTTCCCGGCCATCTTCGGAACCGTCTTTCTCGTCATTTTAATGGTGATTGCGGTAGTCCCGATCGGCGTTCTGACAGCCGTTTATCTTTATGAATATACTCGTCCGGATTCCTGGATCACCCACCTTATCCGGATTGCCATCAACAACCTGGCTGGCGTCCCATCGATCGTATTCGGTCTTTTCGGTCTGGGCTTTTTTGTTGGCTTTATCGGCTCGGGGATTGATTCGGTCTTTTTTTACGACGAAGGTCCGGTCTGGGGACAACCGGCCATCATCTGGGCCGCCCTGACTCTCTCGCTTCTGACCCTGCCGGTGGTTATTGTCGCCACCGAAGAAGCCCTGCGAACTATCCCGCAGGAATTCAAAGAGGCCAGTTATGCTCTCGGAGCCACCAAACTCCAGACGATCATTAGAATTATTATCCCCCAGGCAATGCCGGGGATTTTTACGGGTTCAATCCTGGCCGTGAGCCGCGGAGCCGGAGAGGTGGCCCCTATCATGTTCACCGGGGCGGCCTACTATCTGCCTTACCTTCCCGCTAAACTCAACGACCAGTTTATGGAACTCGGTTATCATATTTATGTTATGGCGACCCAGTCGCCCGATGTCGAAAAAACCAAGCCGATTCTCTACGGAACCGTGCTGGTTCTTTTATTGTTGACATTCCTGTTGAATTTTGTTGCCATATTAATTCGTTCCAGAATGAGGAAAAAGCGTGCCAATGTCTGA
- the pstB gene encoding phosphate ABC transporter ATP-binding protein, translated as MDTGENRTDLQKQSLLPETATLKMIVRHLDFFYGKNQVLFDVSLDIEKNRVTALIGPSGCGKSTFLRTLNRMNETIPSTTMRGEVILDGVNIYKDIKDPSVVRTRIGMVFQKSNPFPKSIYDNVAYGLRVNGIKDKNIINEVVEESLKGAFLWDEVKDKLDNNAYMLSGGQQQRLCIARALAIRPEVILMDEPASALDPISTSKIEDLIDDLKKQYTIVIVTHNMQQAARISDYTAFFFEGVMIEFGQTKKIFTKPLKKKTEDYITGRFG; from the coding sequence ATGGATACCGGCGAAAATAGAACCGATCTTCAGAAACAATCTCTGTTGCCGGAGACAGCCACTCTGAAAATGATTGTCCGCCATCTTGATTTTTTCTACGGGAAAAACCAGGTTCTTTTCGATGTTTCCCTGGATATTGAAAAAAATCGGGTGACGGCCCTGATTGGCCCCTCGGGGTGCGGCAAATCGACTTTTCTGAGAACTCTGAATCGGATGAATGAAACCATTCCGTCCACCACCATGAGGGGAGAGGTTATCCTGGATGGGGTCAATATTTATAAGGATATTAAAGATCCGTCTGTCGTTCGGACGCGGATTGGAATGGTGTTCCAGAAATCCAATCCTTTTCCCAAATCGATCTATGATAATGTCGCCTATGGCCTGCGGGTTAACGGTATCAAGGATAAGAATATTATTAATGAGGTGGTCGAGGAATCGCTGAAAGGCGCTTTTCTCTGGGATGAAGTCAAGGATAAGCTCGACAATAATGCTTATATGCTCTCCGGCGGACAGCAACAGCGGCTCTGCATCGCTCGCGCCCTGGCCATAAGGCCCGAGGTCATTCTGATGGACGAGCCGGCCTCCGCCCTCGACCCCATCTCGACTTCCAAAATTGAAGATTTAATCGATGATTTGAAAAAACAATATACGATTGTCATCGTTACTCATAACATGCAACAGGCGGCCCGGATATCCGATTACACGGCCTTTTTCTTTGAAGGCGTCATGATTGAATTCGGGCAGACCAAGAAGATATTTACCAAACCGTTGAAGAAGAAAACGGAAGATTATATCACCGGGCGATTTGGATAA